The following are from one region of the Microtus pennsylvanicus isolate mMicPen1 chromosome 15, mMicPen1.hap1, whole genome shotgun sequence genome:
- the LOC142835567 gene encoding granzyme C-like, translating into MAPVLILLTFLLLLGADAEEIIGGHEVKPHSRPYMAYIEFVKDNGRSDSCGGFLVKDNFVLTAAHCMGSSMKVILGAHDISIQEETQQTIPVAKAFPHPDYNPKDDSSDIMLLKLERRAKRTEAVRTLRLPRSNVHVKPGDVCYVAGWGMVDPNNTFPDTLQVVELIVQKDEECESRLPHQYNKATAICVGDPKINRAPAKGDSGGPLVCKNRAVGIVSLVCMEGSAPGTFTRVSSFLSWIQKMIKHS; encoded by the exons atggctccagTCCTGATTCTCCTGACCTTTCTTCTGCTGCTTGGAGCTGATGCAG AGGAGATCATCGGGGGCCACGAGGTCAAGCCCCACTCCCGCCCCTACATGGCATATATTGAATTTGTGAAAGATAATGGCAGAAGTGATAGCTGCGGAGGCTTCCTGGTAAAAGACAACTTCGTGCTGACAGCTGCTCACTGCATGGGAAG CTCAATGAAAGTCATTCTAGGAGCCCACGACATCAGCATCCAGGAGGAGACCCAGCAGACCATCCCTGTGGCTAAAGCCTTCCCACACCCAGACTACAATCCTAAGGATGACTCCAGTGACATCATGCTCTTAAAG CTGGAGAGGAGGGCAAAGAGGACTGAAGCTGTGAGGACTCTCAGGCTGCCCCGGAGTAATGTCCATGTGAAGCCAGGGGACGTGTGCTATGTGGCTGGTTGGGGAATGGTGGATCCAAATAATACATTCCCAGATACATTGCAAGTGGTAGAGCTCATAGTCCAAAAGGATGAGGAGTGTGAGTCCCGCTTGCCACATCAGTACAACAAAGCTACTGCGATCTGTGTGGGGGACCCAAAGATCAACCGAGCTCCCGCTAAA GGGGATTCTGGAGGGCCTCTCGTTTGTAAAAACAGAGCTGTAGGCATTGTGTCCTTGGTCTGTATGGAAGGTTCAGCACCGGGAACCTTCACCAGAGTGTCAAGTTTCCTATCCTGGATACAGAAAATGATAAAACATAGCTAA